In Devosia beringensis, a single window of DNA contains:
- a CDS encoding DNA cytosine methyltransferase, giving the protein MNARLPPSFWMLDQGAPDADELIVDSFAGGGGASTGIEMALGRSPDYAINHDTEALALHAANHPDTVHLSKNIYKVDPMDVVGRRKVGLLWASPDCKHFSKAKGGAPVKREIRDLAWTVVLWAERVRPRVIILENVEEFQTWGPLIETAKGVFPCPDRKGQTFNEWIGALRKHGYKVEWKELRACDYGAPTTRKRLFLIARCDGQKITWPAPTHGPGRLPYHTAASHVIDWSIPCPSIFDTSAQIMDKFGVRAIRPLADNTMARIAKGVKRYVLDAAKPFIIKFQTGAVGSDIDAPLPTVTANSFVKRPGGAAPLGVVMPHLMTMRNAGKPYNEADKPTHTVTAGGAGLSLVAPVLAGVGGRAGQSRPRSADEPCATGTTKAETVLVAPILSSAQHGGSHRAADEPHRTIAASDKDQNQIIAAHLSSYYGEGEGSNDRSSDPIDPVNTVVTSNRHALVAAFLAQHNTMPAGGVHAGHPAEEPISAVTATGSQQSVVSAGLMNMKGSQRASLPIDGGTPTQTAGSEHVAEVRAFLMKYYGAEGDGHEVGAPMGTVTTKDRFGIVTVEGEPYEIVDIGMRMLTPRELFKAQGFPADYEIETGVFADGSRRTLTKTAQVRMCGNSVCPPIAAALVAANCADMAKAEKVAAE; this is encoded by the coding sequence ATGAATGCACGACTCCCGCCTTCATTCTGGATGCTCGACCAGGGCGCGCCCGATGCTGACGAACTGATCGTTGACAGCTTCGCCGGAGGCGGTGGCGCATCGACCGGTATCGAAATGGCGCTTGGACGTTCGCCGGACTATGCGATCAACCACGATACCGAGGCACTGGCGCTGCACGCGGCCAATCATCCCGACACCGTCCACCTGTCCAAAAACATCTACAAGGTGGACCCCATGGACGTCGTCGGCCGGCGCAAGGTCGGGCTGCTCTGGGCATCCCCCGATTGTAAGCATTTCAGCAAGGCCAAGGGCGGGGCGCCGGTCAAGCGCGAGATCCGCGATCTGGCTTGGACGGTGGTGCTCTGGGCCGAGCGTGTGCGGCCGCGCGTCATCATCCTGGAGAACGTCGAGGAATTCCAGACGTGGGGCCCGCTGATCGAGACAGCCAAAGGCGTCTTCCCTTGCCCAGACCGCAAGGGGCAGACGTTCAATGAGTGGATCGGCGCGCTGCGCAAGCATGGCTACAAGGTCGAGTGGAAGGAACTGCGGGCCTGTGACTACGGCGCGCCGACCACGCGCAAGCGCCTGTTCCTCATCGCTCGCTGCGATGGCCAGAAGATCACTTGGCCAGCCCCGACGCATGGCCCAGGCCGTCTGCCGTACCACACTGCCGCCAGCCATGTGATCGACTGGTCGATACCGTGCCCGTCGATCTTCGATACCTCCGCGCAGATCATGGACAAGTTCGGCGTCCGCGCCATCCGGCCGCTGGCCGACAACACCATGGCCCGCATCGCCAAGGGCGTGAAGCGGTATGTGCTCGACGCGGCCAAGCCGTTCATCATCAAGTTTCAGACCGGCGCCGTTGGTTCCGACATCGACGCTCCGCTGCCCACGGTCACCGCCAACAGCTTCGTCAAGCGCCCAGGCGGCGCTGCGCCCCTTGGCGTTGTGATGCCGCACCTGATGACAATGCGGAACGCTGGCAAGCCCTATAACGAGGCCGACAAGCCAACCCATACGGTCACGGCGGGCGGCGCTGGCCTGTCCCTGGTCGCGCCCGTGCTGGCTGGTGTTGGTGGGCGCGCCGGCCAAAGCCGGCCACGCTCGGCCGACGAGCCTTGCGCCACCGGCACCACCAAGGCCGAAACCGTCCTGGTCGCGCCGATACTGTCGTCTGCCCAGCATGGCGGTTCGCATAGGGCCGCTGACGAGCCGCACCGGACCATTGCCGCCAGCGACAAGGATCAGAACCAGATCATCGCCGCGCATCTGTCCAGCTACTATGGCGAGGGCGAGGGCTCGAACGATCGCTCGTCTGATCCGATTGACCCGGTCAACACGGTCGTGACATCCAACCGTCATGCGCTGGTGGCCGCCTTCCTCGCCCAGCACAACACCATGCCGGCGGGCGGCGTCCATGCAGGCCATCCGGCTGAAGAGCCCATTTCAGCAGTCACCGCCACTGGCAGCCAGCAATCGGTCGTCTCGGCCGGCCTGATGAACATGAAGGGCAGCCAGCGCGCCTCGCTGCCGATCGATGGCGGCACTCCGACCCAGACGGCCGGTAGCGAGCATGTCGCCGAGGTCCGCGCCTTCCTGATGAAATATTACGGCGCGGAAGGTGACGGGCACGAAGTGGGGGCGCCAATGGGCACGGTCACGACAAAGGACCGCTTCGGCATCGTTACCGTCGAGGGGGAACCCTACGAGATTGTCGACATCGGAATGCGGATGCTGACGCCTCGCGAACTGTTCAAGGCTCAGGGTTTCCCCGCCGACTACGAGATCGAGACTGGCGTCTTTGCCGATGGCAGCCGCCGGACGCTCACCAAAACCGCCCAGGTCCGCATGTGCGGCAACAGCGTCTGCCCACCCATCGCGGCGGCGCTGGTGGCAGCCAACTGCGCCGACATGGCCAAGGCCGAAAAGGTAGCTGCTGAATGA